The window ATTGGCCGCGGTTCGCGCTACGGCCGCCGAGCGATTCACTCGTCAGGCATTGTCCGGAATATGCGACGCACAGCGCGCCATGCACAAAAACTTCGACGGGCATTGTGCTACGCTCGCGGATGTCGCGGATCTCATCGAGCGAAAGTTCGCGCGGCAGCACGACCCGTTCGATGCCCAGTTCCTCGGCTACAGCAATGCATTCGGCACTACTCAGCGTCATCTGCGTCGAGGCGTGAATGGCCAGCTGCGGACAAATGCCGCGAATCAATCGAGCCAATCCCAAATCTTGCACCAGCACCGCATCGACGCCTGCTTCGGCGAGTTCGATGACGTGGCGTTCGACTTCGGGGAGTTCGCTGGGGAAGATCAGCGTATTGAGCGTGACGTACCCCTTCACGCCGCGACCGTGAAGTTGGCGGAGGATATTGGGCAGGTCCTCGACTGCGAAGTTTTTGGCCCGGGCTCGCGCGTTGAACCCGCAATCGAGGCCGAAATAAACCGCATTGGCGCCATTTTCAATGGCAGCGCGAATGCAGTCGCGATCGCCGGCCGGCGCGAGCAATTCAGGAGCGTTGATAATGCGAGTCGAAGTCATCCACCCAGCCTACTTGCGAAGTAGGCACATGGGCAACCGCTAAGGCTTACTACCGGCGAGCACTCCGCAGTGAATTAGGGTCGGTTGCACCGCGTGCGGCTGCAGTCCGGCGGCCACCAACCACTGGCGGTATTCCGCAGCACTGTAGGCTCGCCCCTCCGTGAGCGTGAAGAGAGCGGCCGAGTACAACGCCGTCGGCAGCGGGCCGTCGAGTTCGTCGTTCAGAAATACGTCATGAATGAGCAATTGGCCGAGCGGCTGAAGTGCCGCAGCACAGCGGTTGACGAGTTCCGCGCACTGCGGCTCATCCCAATCGTGCAGAATATTCGAGAGCAGAATCGCATCGGCGCCGGTCGGCAGGGCATCGGCAAACATATCGCCCGGCTGGCAGGTCAGCCGATCGGCCACGCCATGCTGAGTGGCAAATTCGGCCGCGATCTTCAGCACTTCAGGCCGATCAAAAACAATGGCCTTGAGATGTGGATAACGGAGCAACAGGCCGATGCTATAAATCCCCGTGCCGCCGCCGACATCGAGCAGCAGTTGAGCCTGCGACAGATCAACGACATTGGCTAGGTGCGGCGCGACGTTCTTCGCCCGGCCAGCCAGGGCCAACGTGAGATGCCGGGCCGACGATTCGCGCTCCATCGCCGATTCCAGGCCATCGCGAAAGATGAAGGCCGCGCCGCCATCGTCGGCCGTCGCGCCGGCAGGGCGGTTGGTGCGCAATCGTTCGACCATCTCCTTCACGCCGGGACTTTCCGCGGCCAGGCCAATGTAATCGCCGACAAAATGCGGTCCGCCAGCAATCAAATGTTCTCGGGCCAGCGGCGTGAGCGACCAGCTATCATCCTTAACCTGCAATACATCCATGGCCCGGAGCGCAGTCGTTAAGACTACAAACGGCCGACGGGCGATGTTTAACTTTGCTTGCAATGCAGCCGACGACAGGCTGCCGCCTCCCAGAATCTCGAAAAGGCGTAGATGTGCCACGGCGGCCGTCAGCAATTCGGTGGCGTAAACGCCGCGAAAATGCTCAAACAAGGGCGTAGGATCGAGGGCAGGAAACGGCAGTCCGGGCGGCATCGTCTTCTCCAGCAATTGGTAATGATTGTGGGCCATCATAGCAGCCGCAATCCAGGTATTTTCAGCGAAATTTTACTTGACGTTCGCGACCACAATAAGTTTTGCTGAATCCCTTCATTTCAAACTTGTAACGACCCCCGCAACGCTTATGCTAGAAGCTGCCATCTTTCGGAGGTTCGCCGACCGAGGCATTTTGTGAGCAACCCGCCAGATCTCAACAAAGACGAATTCGATCCGTATCGAATTTGGCTCAGCATTCCCAAAGCCGAACAGCCGCCAAATCACTATCGGCTGCTCGGTGTACCGCTGTTTGAAGCCGATCCTCGCGTGATTGAGGAAGCAGCCGATCGTCAGATCGCGCACCTCAAAACCAAGCAGACGAGCGCTCACGTCGCACATTCGCAGGCTTTGCTGAACGAGGTTTCCGCGGCGGTCGCCGTGCTGTTGGATCCGAGTGCCAGAGAACGCTACGACGCCAAGCTCCGGGCCGCCACCGCCCCGAAACCTGCTGCTGCAAAACCGCAGATGCCGCAAGCCCGCGTCTTGCCCACGGCTCAAGCGTTGCCAACCGCGCAGCACATGCCGGGGCCGATGCAGCCCAACCCGATGCAACCGCAGCCACAACAGTGGGTGCCACAGCAACCGGGCTATCCCGCGCAGCAACCGAGTCACTACTCGCCGCAGCCAGTCCATCAAACGCCAATGCATCAACCTCAGCTGCATCAGGCGCAGCCGATGCAGCAGCAACGGCCAATGCCGCTGCAAACGATGCAGTCGCCGGCTCAAACGATGGCGCCGCCGCAACCGCTGCGTCCTGCCCCCATGCCGGTTAGCCCGCCACAACAGCCCGAGCCGATCGCCGATTTTCCGCTTCCCGAGCAAGTCAATCTGAAGCCTTCTGGCACGGCAAACGACGCCGAACGCCGTAAGGAAAAGAACCCCGTCCTCGAACTGGTGAAGATCATCGGCGGCGGCGTCGGCGGTTTGGCGATCGGCGTGATCGTGCTCTATATGATCGGCCGTAGTGATCTAGTGAACGGTCTCACCGGCAATGGGCCGCCTCCCAAAGTCATCGTGAAGACGATCCCGGCCAAGGCAAAGCCAAGCACTCCCAAGCCGGTTGCCAAGACGAACACGGTCGTGCCACCCACGCCGCCGCAAACTGGCAAAACAACACCCACAAAAACCTTCACCCGGCCGAACAACAACGATCCCACCGATTCTGGCGACGATTCGCTCGAACCAACGATGCCCGGACCGGTAGCGCGGCCAGGATTCGGCGGTGGGCCAGGCCCGAATCGATTTCAGCCACCAACGATTGCGCCCAGTCCCGATCGTCTGGCGCAGCCCGAGGTCTCTGGCGCCTCGTTGCAGACTGCCAGCGCTGCAGCGCGAGAGAGCTTGGAATTTCTGCAGTCGGTGTTCGGGAAACTGCGCACCATGGCGCAGCGGCCGGCAGATCGCAATTTGTCGCGCGATCAATTTGCCGTCGCGCAGCAACTCTCCAACGAGATTACAACGTTGGAAGATGGTACGTTACCCGCGTTTCGCCGTTCGGCCATCTCGCGTTTCGATGCTGTCGATCAGCGGTACAAAGATCAGGGC is drawn from Anatilimnocola floriformis and contains these coding sequences:
- a CDS encoding acetylserotonin O-methyltransferase, whose translation is MPPGLPFPALDPTPLFEHFRGVYATELLTAAVAHLRLFEILGGGSLSSAALQAKLNIARRPFVVLTTALRAMDVLQVKDDSWSLTPLAREHLIAGGPHFVGDYIGLAAESPGVKEMVERLRTNRPAGATADDGGAAFIFRDGLESAMERESSARHLTLALAGRAKNVAPHLANVVDLSQAQLLLDVGGGTGIYSIGLLLRYPHLKAIVFDRPEVLKIAAEFATQHGVADRLTCQPGDMFADALPTGADAILLSNILHDWDEPQCAELVNRCAAALQPLGQLLIHDVFLNDELDGPLPTALYSAALFTLTEGRAYSAAEYRQWLVAAGLQPHAVQPTLIHCGVLAGSKP